A window from Streptomyces sp. NBC_00299 encodes these proteins:
- a CDS encoding NAD(P)/FAD-dependent oxidoreductase, protein MTVTRPRILVVGAGFAGVGCVRRLERKLSADEAEITLVTPSSYQLYLPLLPQVASGVLTPQSIAVSLRRSRRYRTRIIPGGAIGVDLAAKVCVIRTITDRTVNEPYDYIVLAPGSVTRTFDIPGLTDHAYGMKTLAEAAYLRDHVISQLDLADASQDPAERAARLQFVVVGGGYAGTETAACLQMLTHNAVKRYPRLDPHLIKWHLIDIAPRLMPELGEKLGTAAQKILRRRGVDISLGVSIAKAGPEEVTFTDGRVVPTRTLIWTAGVVASPLIATLGADTVRGRLAVTAEMKLPGDDGVFALGDAAAVPDIAKGEEGAVCPPTAQHAMRQGKVVADNVIASLRNQPLRRYEHKDLGLVVDLGGRDAVSKPLGVELKGLPAMAVARGYHWSALRTNVAKTRVLTNWLLNAVAGDDFVRTGFQARRPAKLKDFEFIHAYLTPEQLQERVAGKGGSQAPEGTAE, encoded by the coding sequence ATCACCGTGACACGACCCAGGATCCTGGTGGTTGGCGCAGGCTTCGCCGGAGTCGGCTGTGTTCGCCGACTCGAACGCAAACTCTCCGCCGACGAGGCCGAGATCACCTTGGTGACGCCGTCCTCCTACCAGCTCTACCTGCCGCTTCTGCCCCAGGTCGCCTCCGGCGTCCTGACGCCCCAGTCGATCGCCGTGTCCCTGCGCCGCAGCCGCAGGTACCGCACCCGGATCATCCCGGGCGGCGCGATCGGCGTGGACCTCGCAGCCAAGGTATGCGTCATCCGCACCATCACCGACCGGACCGTCAACGAGCCGTACGACTACATCGTGCTGGCTCCCGGCAGCGTCACCCGCACCTTCGACATCCCCGGGCTCACCGACCACGCCTACGGCATGAAGACGCTGGCGGAGGCCGCCTACCTGCGCGACCACGTCATCTCCCAGCTGGACCTCGCCGACGCAAGCCAGGACCCGGCCGAGCGCGCCGCCCGGCTGCAGTTCGTGGTGGTCGGCGGCGGATATGCGGGCACCGAGACCGCCGCCTGCCTGCAGATGCTGACGCACAACGCGGTCAAGCGCTATCCGCGGCTCGACCCGCACCTGATCAAGTGGCATCTGATCGACATCGCGCCGAGGCTGATGCCCGAACTGGGCGAGAAGCTCGGCACCGCGGCGCAGAAGATCCTGCGCAGGCGCGGCGTCGACATCTCGCTGGGCGTGTCCATCGCCAAGGCGGGCCCCGAGGAGGTCACCTTCACCGACGGCCGGGTGGTTCCCACCCGGACCCTGATCTGGACCGCCGGGGTGGTCGCCAGCCCGCTGATCGCCACGCTGGGCGCGGACACGGTCCGGGGCCGGCTCGCGGTCACCGCCGAGATGAAACTGCCCGGCGACGACGGTGTGTTCGCGCTCGGCGACGCCGCCGCCGTACCCGACATCGCCAAGGGCGAGGAGGGCGCCGTCTGCCCGCCCACCGCCCAGCACGCCATGCGCCAGGGCAAGGTCGTGGCCGACAACGTCATCGCGTCCCTGCGCAACCAGCCGCTGCGGCGGTACGAGCACAAGGACCTCGGCCTGGTCGTCGACCTCGGCGGCCGTGACGCCGTCTCCAAGCCCCTCGGCGTCGAGCTGAAGGGCCTGCCGGCGATGGCCGTCGCCCGCGGCTACCACTGGTCGGCACTGCGCACCAACGTCGCCAAGACGCGCGTCCTGACGAACTGGCTGCTCAACGCCGTCGCAGGGGACGACTTCGTGCGTACCGGGTTCCAGGCACGCAGGCCGGCCAAGCTGAAGGACTTCGAGTTCATCCACGCGTACCTGACGCCGGAACAGCTGCAGGAGCGCGTGGCCGGGAAGGGTGGATCCCAGGCACCCGAAGGGACGGCTGAGTGA
- a CDS encoding fibronectin type III domain-containing protein: protein MASAALILALPACSARSAGSTADTDKPLRGVLTTPTDIDLDWTDDRPGVAGHLLEFATEEAGPYTVLDYLPRQVSDYRHPDLMPHTTFHYRLRTYRGPVSRPARAELPDGIRFTWTDASSDEDGFLLEMRRKNSTGYEPVAVVDPDVTATTLVTLPGEKNASFRIRAFVLGEQSNVVRLTTGE from the coding sequence GTGGCGTCGGCAGCGCTGATCCTGGCGCTGCCGGCCTGCTCGGCTCGCTCGGCCGGCAGCACCGCGGACACCGACAAGCCACTGCGGGGTGTCCTCACGACACCCACGGACATCGACCTCGACTGGACGGACGACCGGCCGGGAGTCGCGGGTCACCTGCTGGAGTTCGCGACCGAGGAAGCGGGCCCCTACACCGTCCTGGACTACCTGCCCCGGCAGGTGTCGGACTACCGCCACCCCGACCTCATGCCGCACACCACGTTCCACTACCGCCTGCGGACCTACCGGGGCCCCGTCTCCCGGCCGGCCCGCGCCGAACTGCCGGACGGCATCCGCTTCACGTGGACCGACGCATCCTCGGACGAGGACGGCTTCCTCCTGGAGATGCGCAGGAAGAACAGCACCGGGTACGAACCTGTCGCCGTCGTCGATCCGGACGTCACCGCCACGACCCTGGTCACCCTGCCCGGCGAGAAGAACGCGTCCTTCCGGATCCGCGCCTTCGTCCTCGGCGAGCAGTCCAACGTCGTACGGCTCACCACGGGCGAGTAG
- a CDS encoding AMP-dependent synthetase/ligase, with product MRDLGLAPPTVTPLAGGLADSVFEMAALDPTLSMLARRPDPSSTTWEEVTAVELRDEVTDLAKGLIASGISPGHRVAVMARTRYEWTVFCYALWAVGAEVVPIYPTSSRDQVEWILRDAECVAVVVEDEQAIMTVGSVCGSLPMLRQVWQLDAGGLQKLVECGEFIPFATVDSLRRIVLPDSTAAVVYTSGTTGHALGCALSHRGLASTCDTLLAGWGHTVIPPGEQQASVLAFLPFSHVYGLVVQGLAIRGGMLMGHEPELNGEALSAALRTFRPTYLCAVPSIFEKIYKNFLRTAQQAGRGALFERAADTARDFAAALERQRLGGGPGPRYDLRLQHALYERTVYRKLRAALGGRVCRATSAGSSLNRELSLFYEGIGIYVNDAYGLTETCGGVTAPPPGRELSGTVGKALPGMDIRVADDGEILVRGPSVFQGYVNDEAATRAALRGGWLATGDLGRLDSDGYLTITGRKKDVIITSGGKSVSPALLEQRLRMHPMIHQAVIVGDNRPCVGALITLDPDFLAYWRDSLAVRSDARIREAREENALREELGRAVAAANSAVSRAESIRVFRVLPAPFDVASGLLTPSMKLRRDAIVRHYALQIDAMYQARSRVPRDHLVDEPAHWDDADNVFG from the coding sequence ATGCGCGACCTCGGCCTCGCTCCCCCGACCGTCACGCCCCTGGCCGGCGGGCTCGCCGACAGCGTCTTCGAGATGGCGGCTCTCGATCCGACACTGTCGATGCTCGCGCGCCGCCCCGATCCCTCCTCCACCACATGGGAGGAGGTCACCGCCGTGGAACTGCGCGACGAAGTGACCGATCTGGCCAAGGGCCTGATCGCGTCCGGGATCTCACCGGGCCACCGGGTGGCCGTCATGGCCCGCACCCGCTACGAGTGGACGGTGTTCTGCTACGCCCTGTGGGCGGTGGGCGCCGAGGTGGTGCCGATCTATCCGACGTCGTCGCGCGACCAGGTCGAGTGGATCCTGCGGGACGCCGAATGCGTGGCCGTGGTGGTCGAGGACGAACAGGCCATCATGACGGTGGGTTCCGTGTGCGGATCTCTGCCGATGCTGCGGCAGGTCTGGCAGTTGGACGCCGGGGGGCTTCAAAAGCTCGTGGAGTGCGGCGAGTTCATCCCCTTCGCGACGGTCGATTCGCTGCGCCGTATCGTCCTGCCGGACTCCACCGCCGCCGTCGTCTACACCTCGGGCACCACGGGTCACGCGTTGGGCTGCGCGCTGAGCCACCGCGGTCTGGCGAGCACCTGCGACACCCTCCTCGCGGGCTGGGGCCACACCGTGATCCCGCCCGGCGAGCAGCAGGCGTCGGTTCTCGCCTTCCTGCCCTTCTCCCATGTGTACGGCCTGGTGGTGCAAGGGCTGGCCATCCGCGGCGGCATGCTGATGGGCCATGAACCCGAGCTGAACGGGGAGGCGTTGTCGGCGGCGCTGCGCACGTTTCGGCCGACCTATCTGTGCGCCGTGCCGTCGATCTTCGAGAAGATCTACAAGAACTTCCTGCGCACGGCACAGCAGGCCGGCCGTGGCGCGCTGTTCGAGCGGGCCGCCGACACCGCGCGGGACTTCGCGGCGGCACTGGAACGGCAGCGGCTGGGCGGCGGGCCCGGCCCCCGTTACGATCTGCGGCTGCAACACGCCCTGTACGAACGCACGGTGTACCGCAAGCTGCGGGCCGCGCTGGGCGGCCGGGTGTGCCGGGCGACGTCCGCCGGCTCGTCCCTGAACCGTGAACTGTCCCTGTTCTACGAGGGCATCGGCATCTATGTGAACGACGCCTACGGCCTCACCGAGACCTGCGGCGGGGTCACGGCACCACCGCCGGGCCGGGAGCTGTCGGGAACGGTCGGGAAGGCACTGCCGGGGATGGACATCCGGGTGGCCGACGACGGGGAGATCCTCGTGCGCGGGCCGTCGGTGTTCCAGGGCTATGTGAACGACGAGGCCGCGACACGGGCGGCGCTGCGCGGCGGCTGGCTGGCCACCGGGGATCTCGGGCGGCTGGACTCCGACGGCTATCTGACGATCACCGGGCGCAAGAAGGACGTCATCATCACGAGCGGCGGCAAGAGTGTCTCCCCGGCGCTCCTGGAGCAGCGCCTGAGGATGCATCCGATGATCCATCAGGCGGTGATCGTGGGCGACAACCGGCCCTGCGTCGGGGCCCTGATCACCCTGGACCCGGACTTCCTGGCGTACTGGCGCGACTCCCTCGCGGTGCGCAGCGACGCACGGATCCGGGAGGCACGGGAGGAGAACGCGCTGCGGGAGGAGCTCGGCCGGGCCGTGGCCGCCGCGAACAGCGCGGTGTCGCGCGCGGAGTCCATCCGTGTGTTCCGGGTGCTGCCGGCGCCGTTCGACGTGGCCAGCGGCCTGCTGACACCGTCGATGAAGTTGCGCCGGGACGCCATCGTGCGGCACTACGCCCTCCAGATCGACGCGATGTACCAGGCACGTTCGCGTGTGCCGCGGGACCACCTGGTGGACGAGCCGGCGCACTGGGACGACGCGGACAACGTCTTCGGCTGA
- the glgB gene encoding 1,4-alpha-glucan branching enzyme has translation MALHETSRPESAGPGRRATAPALDPADRERLLSGAHHDPHALLGAHPVPGGIAFRALRPFARAVSVVADGERTALVSEGGGLFSGVLPLKKIPAYTLLVAYAEDGSDECEVHDPYRFLPALGELDLHLIREGRHEELWKALGAEPMTHQGVTGTRFTVWAPNAQGVRVAGDFTCWDGTAFPMRSLGASGVWELFLPGIGEGARYKFEITSRHGGRFLKADPMARRAEVPPDTASIVHASHHEWSDEQWMAHRGDVPVHQAPFSVYEVHLPSWRPGLTYRQLADELPAYVNDLGFTHVELMPVAQHPFAGSWGYQVTGFYAPASRLGTPDDFKYLVDALHRAGIGVIVDWVPAHFPKDDWALSRFDGEPLYEPGDERRAEHPDWGTYEFDYGRTEVRNFLVANATYWCEEFHIDGLRVDAVASMLYLDYSRESGQWAPNAFGGREDLAAMAFLQEMNATVYRRNPGVITIAEESTAWDGVTRPTDSGGLGFGLKWNMGWMHDSLEYIAKEPVHRKYHHNEMTFSMVYAYSENYVLPISHDEVVHGKQALVSKMPGDWWQRRANHRAYLGFMWAHPGKQLLFMGQEFAQGAEWSQEHGPEWWLLDPGYASAGDHRGVQDLVRDLNGLYRTTPALWERDTDPGGFRWVLGDAADDNVFAFLRFGADGSPLLAVSNFSPVVRHDYALWVPDDVIAWQETLNTDAARYGGSDVVNPDPVKPEDSRIRLTLPPLATVLLSPCPRG, from the coding sequence ATGGCCCTGCACGAGACCTCGCGCCCCGAGTCGGCCGGACCGGGCCGGCGCGCCACCGCGCCCGCACTCGATCCGGCCGACCGTGAGCGCCTCCTGTCGGGCGCCCACCACGATCCGCACGCACTGCTCGGGGCGCATCCGGTCCCGGGCGGGATCGCCTTCCGGGCGCTGCGCCCGTTCGCGCGTGCGGTGAGCGTCGTGGCCGACGGCGAGCGCACCGCGCTGGTCTCGGAGGGCGGCGGCCTCTTCTCCGGCGTACTGCCGCTGAAGAAGATCCCCGCGTACACACTGCTGGTGGCCTACGCCGAGGACGGGTCCGACGAGTGCGAGGTCCACGACCCGTACCGCTTCCTGCCCGCCCTCGGTGAACTGGATCTCCACCTCATCCGCGAAGGCCGGCACGAGGAGCTGTGGAAGGCACTCGGCGCCGAGCCGATGACCCACCAGGGCGTGACCGGCACCCGGTTCACCGTGTGGGCGCCGAACGCACAGGGCGTGCGGGTCGCCGGGGACTTCACCTGCTGGGACGGGACGGCGTTCCCGATGCGGTCCCTCGGGGCGTCCGGGGTGTGGGAGCTGTTCCTGCCGGGCATCGGCGAGGGCGCCCGGTACAAGTTCGAGATCACCTCCCGGCACGGCGGCCGGTTCCTCAAGGCCGACCCGATGGCGCGCCGTGCGGAGGTCCCACCGGACACGGCGTCGATCGTGCACGCCTCGCACCACGAGTGGAGCGACGAGCAGTGGATGGCGCACCGGGGTGACGTCCCGGTGCATCAAGCGCCCTTCTCGGTCTACGAGGTGCACCTCCCGTCCTGGCGCCCGGGACTGACGTACCGCCAGCTCGCCGACGAACTGCCCGCGTACGTCAACGACCTCGGCTTCACCCATGTCGAGCTCATGCCGGTCGCCCAGCACCCCTTTGCAGGGTCCTGGGGCTATCAGGTCACCGGCTTCTACGCGCCGGCCTCGCGGCTCGGGACACCCGACGACTTCAAGTACCTGGTGGACGCCCTGCACCGGGCAGGCATCGGGGTGATCGTGGACTGGGTGCCGGCCCACTTCCCCAAGGACGACTGGGCGCTGAGCCGGTTCGACGGGGAACCGCTGTACGAGCCCGGGGACGAGCGGCGTGCCGAGCACCCGGACTGGGGGACGTACGAGTTCGACTACGGACGCACCGAGGTGCGCAACTTCCTGGTCGCCAACGCCACGTACTGGTGCGAGGAGTTCCACATCGACGGGCTCCGGGTGGACGCCGTCGCCTCGATGCTCTACCTCGACTACTCGCGGGAGTCCGGGCAGTGGGCACCGAACGCCTTCGGCGGGCGGGAGGACCTGGCCGCGATGGCGTTCCTGCAGGAGATGAACGCGACCGTGTACCGGCGCAATCCGGGCGTCATCACCATCGCTGAGGAGTCGACCGCCTGGGACGGGGTGACCCGGCCGACCGACAGCGGCGGGCTGGGGTTCGGGCTGAAGTGGAACATGGGCTGGATGCACGACTCCCTGGAGTACATCGCCAAGGAGCCGGTGCACCGCAAGTACCACCACAACGAGATGACGTTCTCGATGGTGTACGCCTACAGCGAGAACTACGTCCTGCCGATCTCCCACGACGAGGTCGTGCACGGCAAGCAGGCATTGGTGTCCAAGATGCCCGGTGACTGGTGGCAGCGACGCGCCAACCACCGCGCGTACCTGGGCTTCATGTGGGCCCACCCGGGCAAGCAGCTCCTCTTCATGGGCCAGGAGTTCGCCCAGGGCGCCGAGTGGTCCCAGGAGCACGGTCCCGAGTGGTGGCTGCTGGATCCCGGGTACGCGTCGGCGGGCGACCACCGGGGTGTCCAGGACCTGGTCCGGGACCTCAACGGGCTGTACCGGACGACGCCGGCTCTCTGGGAGCGGGACACCGACCCGGGCGGCTTCCGGTGGGTGCTGGGGGATGCGGCGGACGACAACGTCTTCGCGTTCCTGCGGTTCGGTGCCGACGGCAGCCCCCTGCTCGCCGTCTCCAACTTCTCCCCCGTCGTGCGTCACGACTACGCCCTGTGGGTTCCGGATGACGTCATCGCCTGGCAGGAGACACTCAACACGGACGCCGCCCGGTACGGCGGCAGCGACGTCGTCAACCCGGACCCGGTGAAGCCGGAGGACAGCCGCATCCGGCTGACGTTGCCGCCTCTTGCCACGGTGCTGCTGTCGCCCTGCCCTCGCGGCTGA
- a CDS encoding maltokinase N-terminal cap-like domain-containing protein → MQKTATPRSSRTVDASPMASLAGLLREWLPRQRWFAGKDRPVTDLALLSMTELFPGCLHLLVHAGHSAVPAPGGAPPAGDCYQLLLGVRQQLSPRLGRALIGRAEEGPLAGLTVFDALQDPRSAQLLLERLRHPGTAGPLCFEADPCVSVPAGLVPRVLDAEQSNSSLVYGDAFILKLFRRIQPGVNPDLELSGALAEQGCGRVPAPVAWFRTTHPWEATLGVLQPFLRDASDGWTLALDALTSGGDFTAEARQLGRATAEVHLALASAFPSRAHGENAQMAAAMTERLEIAAHFVPALQPYVPGLRTAFGALASCDPGPPDQRIHGDLHLGQVLRAGREWFVIDFEGEPSRPLAERRGVHSPVRDIAGMLRSFDYAARQRRPWRPEWARRCREAYCAGYAAHAGWDPRKKHGLLRAYETDRAVYEVLYEARHRPDWLPVPMAAIERLAVRGA, encoded by the coding sequence ATGCAGAAGACCGCAACTCCCCGATCGAGCCGTACGGTCGACGCGAGCCCCATGGCCTCGCTCGCCGGACTGCTGCGCGAGTGGCTGCCACGGCAGCGCTGGTTCGCGGGCAAGGACCGGCCCGTCACGGACCTCGCACTGCTGTCGATGACGGAGCTGTTCCCGGGCTGTCTGCATCTGCTGGTGCACGCCGGTCACTCCGCGGTGCCCGCGCCCGGCGGCGCTCCCCCGGCCGGTGACTGCTACCAGCTGCTGCTCGGCGTACGCCAGCAGCTGTCACCGCGGCTGGGCCGGGCGCTGATCGGCCGAGCGGAGGAGGGGCCGCTGGCCGGTCTGACGGTCTTCGACGCGCTGCAGGACCCCCGTTCGGCCCAGCTGCTCCTGGAGCGGCTGCGGCATCCCGGCACGGCGGGCCCGCTGTGCTTCGAGGCGGACCCGTGCGTGTCGGTGCCGGCGGGGCTGGTGCCGCGGGTGCTGGACGCCGAGCAGTCCAACTCCTCGCTGGTGTACGGCGATGCGTTCATCCTCAAGCTGTTCCGGCGCATCCAGCCCGGTGTCAATCCCGACCTGGAGCTGTCCGGCGCGCTGGCCGAGCAGGGCTGCGGGCGAGTCCCGGCCCCCGTGGCCTGGTTCCGGACGACGCACCCCTGGGAGGCGACGCTCGGCGTGCTGCAGCCGTTCCTGCGTGACGCCTCCGACGGCTGGACACTGGCGCTGGACGCGCTGACCTCGGGCGGCGACTTCACGGCGGAGGCCCGGCAGCTGGGGCGGGCGACCGCGGAGGTGCATCTGGCGCTGGCGTCGGCCTTCCCGTCCCGGGCGCACGGCGAGAACGCCCAGATGGCGGCGGCGATGACCGAGCGTCTGGAGATCGCCGCGCACTTCGTCCCCGCCCTGCAGCCCTATGTGCCCGGCCTGCGCACCGCCTTCGGCGCCCTCGCCAGCTGCGACCCCGGACCGCCGGACCAGCGCATCCACGGCGACCTGCACCTGGGGCAGGTGCTGCGGGCGGGCCGCGAGTGGTTCGTCATCGACTTCGAGGGCGAGCCGTCCCGCCCGCTCGCCGAGCGGCGCGGTGTCCACTCGCCGGTGCGGGACATCGCCGGCATGCTGCGCTCCTTCGACTACGCCGCCCGGCAGCGCCGGCCGTGGCGTCCGGAATGGGCGCGCCGCTGCCGTGAGGCCTACTGCGCGGGCTATGCCGCCCACGCCGGCTGGGACCCGCGCAAGAAGCACGGCTTGCTGCGTGCGTATGAGACCGACCGCGCCGTGTACGAGGTCCTGTACGAGGCCCGGCACCGACCCGACTGGTTGCCCGTACCGATGGCGGCGATCGAACGCCTCGCCGTGAGAGGAGCCTGA
- the treS gene encoding maltose alpha-D-glucosyltransferase — protein MTVNEPVLDTFEDTPAKDRDPDWFKRAVFYEVLVRSFQDSNGDGVGDLKGLTAKLDYLQWLGVDCLWLPPFFKSPLRDGGYDVSDYTSVLPEFGDLADFVEFVDSAHQRGMRVIIDFVMNHTSDQHPWFQESRKDPDGPYGDYYMWADDDKQYADARIIFVDTEASNWTFDPVRKQYFFHRFFSHQPDLNYENPAVQEEILAALRFWLDLGIDGFRLDAVPYLYAEEDTNCENLPATHEFLRRVRREIDAMYPDTVLLAEANQWPEDVVDYFGDYQNGGDECHMAFHFPVMPRIFMAVRRESRYPVSEILAKTPAIPSGCQWGIFLRNHDELTLEMVTDEERDYMWAEYAKDPRMRANIGIRRRLAPLLDNDRHSIELFTALLLALPGSPILYYGDEIGMGDNIWLGDRDAVRTPMQWTPDRNAGFSTCDPGQLCLPTIMDPVYGYQVTNVEASMASPSSLLHWTRRMIEIRKQNPAFGLGSYTELQSSNPAVLAFLREYEDDLVLCVNNFARFAQPTELDLREFAGRHPVELFGGVRFPAIGELPYLLTLGGHGFYWFRLSRVASRIGRRL, from the coding sequence ATGACCGTCAACGAGCCCGTGCTGGACACCTTCGAGGACACTCCTGCCAAGGACCGTGACCCGGACTGGTTCAAACGCGCCGTCTTCTACGAGGTCCTGGTCCGCTCCTTCCAGGACAGCAACGGCGACGGCGTCGGCGACCTCAAAGGCCTCACCGCCAAACTCGACTACCTGCAATGGCTCGGCGTCGACTGCCTGTGGCTGCCGCCCTTCTTCAAATCACCCCTGCGCGACGGCGGATACGACGTCTCCGACTACACCTCCGTCCTGCCCGAATTCGGAGACCTCGCCGACTTCGTCGAATTCGTCGACTCCGCGCACCAGCGCGGCATGCGGGTCATCATCGACTTCGTCATGAACCACACCAGCGACCAGCACCCGTGGTTCCAGGAATCGAGAAAGGACCCCGACGGCCCCTACGGCGACTACTACATGTGGGCCGACGACGACAAGCAGTACGCCGACGCCCGCATCATCTTCGTCGACACCGAGGCCTCCAACTGGACCTTCGACCCGGTCCGCAAGCAGTACTTCTTCCACCGCTTCTTCTCCCACCAGCCCGACCTGAACTACGAGAACCCGGCCGTCCAGGAGGAAATCCTGGCCGCCCTGCGCTTCTGGCTGGACCTGGGAATCGACGGATTCCGGCTGGACGCGGTGCCGTATCTGTACGCGGAGGAGGACACGAACTGCGAGAACCTTCCTGCCACTCATGAATTCCTGAGGCGTGTCCGCCGCGAGATCGACGCGATGTATCCGGACACGGTACTGCTGGCCGAGGCGAACCAGTGGCCCGAAGACGTGGTCGACTACTTCGGCGATTATCAAAACGGTGGCGACGAGTGCCACATGGCCTTCCACTTCCCCGTCATGCCACGCATTTTCATGGCCGTGCGAAGGGAGTCGAGGTACCCGGTCTCGGAAATCCTCGCCAAGACCCCGGCCATCCCGTCCGGCTGCCAGTGGGGCATCTTCCTGCGCAACCACGACGAGCTGACCCTGGAAATGGTCACCGACGAGGAACGCGACTACATGTGGGCGGAGTACGCCAAGGACCCCCGCATGCGCGCCAACATCGGCATCCGCAGGCGTCTCGCCCCGCTCCTCGACAACGACCGGCACTCGATCGAGCTGTTCACCGCGCTGCTGCTCGCCCTGCCGGGCAGCCCGATCCTCTATTACGGCGACGAGATCGGCATGGGCGACAACATCTGGCTCGGCGACCGCGACGCCGTCCGCACGCCGATGCAGTGGACACCGGACCGCAACGCCGGCTTCTCGACCTGCGACCCCGGGCAGCTCTGTCTGCCGACCATCATGGACCCGGTCTACGGCTACCAGGTGACGAACGTCGAGGCGTCGATGGCCTCGCCGTCGTCGCTGCTGCACTGGACCCGCCGCATGATCGAGATCCGCAAGCAGAACCCTGCCTTCGGACTCGGCTCCTACACGGAACTCCAGTCCTCCAACCCGGCGGTACTCGCCTTCCTGCGCGAATACGAGGACGACCTGGTGCTGTGCGTGAACAACTTCGCGCGCTTCGCCCAGCCCACCGAACTCGACCTGCGCGAGTTCGCCGGCCGGCATCCGGTCGAGCTGTTCGGCGGGGTCCGCTTCCCGGCGATCGGCGAACTGCCGTATCTGCTGACCCTCGGGGGCCACGGCTTCTACTGGTTCCGACTCTCCCGAGTCGCATCCCGCATCGGCCGACGACTTTGA